TTGCAGGCTTTAATATGTGGAATTGGTTACCTTGAGCAGCCAGTTTTAACATGAAACAAGTTTCAATGTTTTTTGCTGAATTAAAAATCATTGATGAATTTTGAGTTTCAGAGAGTAGAGATagttcaaaatagaattttataaaaattgtggATATGGTCAGTGGTTATGTTTTTTGTTATATTGATAGTTGTGTTGTTTAGTTTATTGGCAATAGTCAGTGCTCATTCTTGTATTATTCTTGCTGTTAAACtttttattctgtttttttAACTAGGGAGGTCATTGGTGGCAGCATGTATAAGTTGCATCATACCTTGGCTCTTAATGCTTCTAAGTAAATTTTACGAGCTCTGAAGCCAAGTTAACCAAGTGTTTTTTCTATTGAGTTCATATGATAAGTACTTGACTCTCTTTcttttgtgtgtgtatgtgtttgtTTGGAAATATGCTATGTTCTCAGTTGCAATTTACCTGTAGTTAGTAACTTAGTATGCTggacttgagtgctcttggaaAAAGTTATACTTCTTAACCTTACCTTTAGGTGAAATAATATTAGTCCTTTGATGGCCCAAACCCAATTCCTGCATGTATACTCCCCCAAGAGAAGGGAATTTGTTGAATATGAGGGAGGCAGATCATAGCTAGCGGGagtgagtttttcttttttggaattGGAGGCTCTGTGACTCACGCAATGAAGAGCCATCTCCATAGCTTTGAGCTCATGATCTTACAACCTCTACTATTGATTTGATTGGAATAGATTTCTAATTCTCCATCATCCTAGATtctaaaaaagatattatataAACCATCAAACATGATCAGTATATATAGATATACCATAAGTTTAAAACTGTACTGGCACAAGATAGCATaggtagtagtagtagtagtagtagtagtagtcgTAGTAGTGGTAGTAGTGGTAGTAGTGGTAGTAGTGGTAGTAGTGGTAGTAGGTGGTAGTAGGTGGTAGTAGGTGGTAGTAGTAGTGGTAGTAgtggtagtagtagtagtaatagTAGTAGTAGTGGTAGTAGTGGTAGTAGTGGTAGTAGTGGTAGTAGTGGTAGTAGTGGTAGTAGTGGTAGTAGTCGTAGTAGGTGGTAGTAGGTGGTAGTAGGTGGTAGTAGGTGGTAGTAGGTGGTAGTAGGTGGTAGTAGTGGTAGTAGTGGTAGTAGTGGTAGTAGTGGTAGTCGTGGTAGTGGTAGTGGTAGTGGTAGTGGTAGTGGTAGTGGTAGTGGTAGTGGTAGTGGTAGTGGTAGTAGTGGTAGTAGTGGTAGTAGGTGGTAGTAGGTGGTAGTAGGTGGTAGTAGGTGGTAGTAGGTGGTAGTAGGTGGTAGTAGTGGTAGTAGTGGTAGTAGTGGTAGTAGTGGTAGTAGTGGTAGTCGTGGTAGTGGTAGTGGTAGTGGTAGTGGTAGTGGTAGTGGTAGTGGTAGTGGTAGTGGTAGTGGTAGTGGTAGTGGTAGTGGTAGTGGTAGTGGTGGTTTTGGGATACCTCCCTGTTTATGATTTATGACTTATCTATTGCAGAAAtgagtttatttgattttatagtATGCACCCAAAGGTGATCTTTACAAGGAATCACAAAAATGCAAATATTTCAGTCAAAGGCGTGTAACTATTGTAAGTATATATCATACAACAACATTCCTTCTAGGTGGAATTGCCACAATATGGGCATTCTTCTTAGCAAGAATTATTACAGTAGGATAATAGTTACGAGGATTTGAAAATCATTATGGCTTTAGAGTAAGTCTAATTTTTcacttcaattattattattattattactcaaGTCAAGTGACCATGACTATGCTAGGGCGTTGCCTAGGATATTCCCGTGATTCAAATTTGTCACAATGAACAGGTCAGGGCAACCACGGGATTTGAAGAAGTAAGTGTTCCTCTcatttttcacttcaattttattttatttgaatttttcatgttttgttACACTAGCtggtcttttttgttttggggaTTCGGTAGGTACATGCATAAGAAATTTCAGAGTAAGTATgatttttcacttcaattttattttattgtaatttttcatgTAAGCTTgatttttcacttcaattttattttattttattttaattttccatgCTCGGTTACACTTGCTGTGTATTGATCTGCAattgtcttttttgttttggggaTTCGACAGGCACATGTAGGCATggctgttggaccttgtggcctcaataatcttaagagggataggcttagaatgcagaagaagcaccaacaatcaatttaataatgttctataaacatgcaaggcaaaattgattgcaataacataaatgagataagggaagagagaatgcaaacacagttttatactggttcggccacaacccgtgcctacgtccagtactcaagcaacccacttgagatttccactatctttgtaaaatccattacaaagtctgagcCACACAgagacaacccatcccttgtgttcaggaatcctttacaacaagagactcacagtctcttaaccaatctcattgaataagaagaatggaagaagaattctctcttcaagagaagaatattacaatgaagatcatgtaagaatccttatagattttgcaagtgtttgatcaaggatttcttgagagagcatttgacaatgaagttcttttggaatctctctcattgtcttttgagaggataagatatttttgccaagcaaaactctctgcataaaattcgtgcccaagtcacctatttataggcctttgatggtcattcacaaatctaatgaaaagatgtgactgttggcgatattccttgaaaatcctctctggtaatcgattacagaattagtgtaatcgattacacagttgtttttcttgaacaattgtgacccttcatttaaaatttgaattcccaacgttcagagtctctggtaatcgattacatatgatgtgtaatcgattacacactttcaaaccattggtaatcgattacatgtattggtaatcgattacatgtgccttgaatgacttgaaacctttcattgtgaggcaaggcttgatcttgaagaaatcttgaatcaaggctttgtttgttgaaacaatcttgtattaatcttgaagcaaaatgagccttgtttaattcttcttttgacatcatcaaaatcatgtatacatacatttacAATGGCAACGGGGCCCGAACCCGTGGGGCCCGAACCCGTGGGGCCCGCCCTGATTTTGACGGAGAAGATCTGAGTTGACCGGGGTCGGGATCGGGGTCGGATTTTCCCCGATAGCCAAATTCGGGTTCGGGGTCGGGGATGGGATTCTCAATATCCGCCCCGAACCCATCCCCAAACCCGCCccgctaataattaatatagataacacattgaaatatgaaactattagattgaattttatgttagtgttggattgaattttatgttttatttaaaattatattttttattttatgacaaattatattttttaataaaattttataaaaatgttggGGGCGGGGCGGGGCGGGGAAAACCCGACCCCTATTGGGGACGGGGATAAGGGTGTAAATATACACCTCCATCGATTTTGGGGAAGGGGCGAGGAGGGAAATGGGGAGTCGGGGGTGGGGGTGGGGTAAACAAAACCCGGCCCCGACCCGCCTCGTTGCCATGCCTAGGCACATGCACAAGAAATTTCAGAGTAAGTCTGATTTTTcacttcaattattattattattattattattattattactcaaGTCAAGTGACCATGACTATGCTAGGGTGTTGCCTAGGATATTCTAGTGATTCAAATTTGTCACCATGAACAGGCTAGGGCAACCACGGGATTTGAAGAAGTAAGTGTTCCTCTCattttttcacttcaattttattttattttaatttgtcatGCTCTGTTACACTAGCtggtcttttttgttttggggaCTTGGCAGGTACATGCACAAGAAATTCAATAGTAAGTCTAATTTTTCACttcaattattattgttgttgttgttgttattattattattattattattattattattattattattattattattattattattattatcatcatcattattattattattactcaaGTCAAGTGACCATGACTATGCTAGGGTGTTGTTTAGGATATTCGCGTGATTCAAATTTGTCACCATGAGTAGGTCAGGGCAACCACGAGATTTCAAGAAGTAAGTGTTCCTCTCAGCTTTGTAAACATTTGTATGAGTATTTCTTGGTTTTAATGACTATGTATTTGAACAATGTAGCTATGGAGAGTAACATGTAATGTTGCATCTATGATTTACAAAGTTGATGGAACTGTTATTCTACAATCAATATTTGCTTTATATTTGGAAATTTGCATTTTGAATGTGGTTCATATTATTCTAATGCaaactttttgttgttttagcTTGGAGCAAATGCCATATTGGTAGTGTCTCTTGCAATCTGCAGAGTTGGTGCTGCTGTCCTAAAAGTTCCTCTTTACAAGGTATTTATCCATGAGTTGTGGTACTTGATCATCtcaaatgaaaatgcaaaaggaGAGAACAAAAAAACCCAACTAATACAGAAAATATAAGCAACGATTTATAATCTGACACACATATTTTCTTGAACTACTTGCCAAGCCTATTGAGAATCTTTCCACTGCTGAGATACAATTGGAGAAGAGGGGGGCAGAATGATATGTGAGAGCATTATGTTTTGGTTACTATTCTTGGCAGTAGAACATTcaacatatttttgttatttaaatttatattgtgCAGAAGACCAACTACTATATCTTTAGAGTTGCTCTTCCTTTACCCTTTGTTAGCATATAAATTAAGCTCCAGTTATTTTGATTCTCTACCATaaattcaaacttaaaattttctaaCTGGCAGCTAACCTTTTGTGTGCCTTGAACCTAATCATTAAAAATcttcaaatcacaaaaatatgttttttaaaattctaaatcttagaattttttattttttccttggaAAGCTtgatttagttattttaatcaaattgcTCGAAGAATTTCTTGCATTACTAACTGCAGATCTAGAAACAGTCCAGAAATATTTAGGACAAATTTTTGCATAGATGTCTATCTTTTTACAAGTCACATATTATACTGATCATTTATCTGACAGGCTACCTTTTTTGTTGCTTCTCTTGTGCTTGGATGTATCAATATCATACGTGTGATGTGATGTGCCTCTGCCATTTACAGGTTCAGGATCCACACAGAATTAAATACAATGGAACAATTCAAGGTCTAAAATATATATGGAGAACTAATGGTTTTCATGGGTTGTTCAAAGGGAATGGTACTAATAATTGTCCTAAATTCTGTTGTCCAGTTCTTCAGTTATGAGCAAGCTTTCAAGTAAGCTTTGCTTTAGATATACGCTGATGTACTGCACTTTTATGATGATAAATTTGTAATGATGAGATTCTACCATCCTTTtgtattttaactttttcaaaacagttTTCTCTAAGCATGGTCACTCTTTTGGCAAAgtagtttcaatttttatatccATGTCTTACATATATAGCTCTTTCTCCTCTTTTGACTGAATGTTTCTTTTCTGGCAGAGGTATACTGCATGATTATTGTCTCTTGCTCATTCCAAAGAAATCTTTGCGTAAACTTTACATTGTTTCTGAAATTCCAGCATTTTTATATATCCATGTCCAAAAGGGAGGAAGTCAAGATTAATGCATGGGAGAACTTACAAAAGGTCAAAGGATGAAAGGAAACCTTCACGTctgattttgaaagggggagATCTTATTGGATTGGATCCTATCTCAATTTTTCGTTCAAAAAGAATTCTCCCTAGATACACAATACACATggcattctattttattttatttcaaaattgaatcaattttataagtttaaaaaagacctataataataataataataataataataataataataataataatgctaataataataataataatgaaacaaaaccaaacattatttcctatctcttattattattattattatttattattattattatgcagGCTTTGTTCTATTATAGTTTCTTAGTTTGTTTTCTAATCAGAAAATAAATTGTTGCTTTGTTGAGTGGATTTGCAACTTGAGGTGCAATATCAGCAAAATgtaactcttttttctttcattttttgtcatttttatcatggttttctttgtcttATATGTTACAAATGACAGACATACATGACATTTCAATGCATGTATAAAATAGACTTAGAAACCTTATACCCAGAACTGTGATATTTCAACATTCCACTTTGCTATtgtatgtttggtttctttgggttccttaaaaaaaaggatGCACTTTGGGAAGTGGTTCATCTTTTGTAGAtattaagaaatcaaaattttagtttgcttatattttttcGTGCTCATAGGAATATCCTTATGCttatattttggttttgtttcattattattattattattatcatgtaGGCTCTGTTCTTCTAtagtttcttattttgttttctaatcagaaaaataaattgttgcttTGTTGAATGGATGAACAACTAGAGTTGcaatatctaaaaaatatatttggtttCTTTGGgccaaatcattattttcttttgcttctgATGAATGTCTAAGCTCTTCTATATTTAGTTTCCTTGCTCATACCTATAATGACTGTCATATTCAGtactcaattgttttctttgTAGTTTTGTGCTAGCTGAACTCCATATTATCCACGACCATGGTTCATAATAGATTCCAGacattttgtttattgattCCTGAAGCATTCTGGGGGTACTGGTCTGTTGCTTTTTTTCAACAGGTAGTTTCTTTGGGAAATAACATTGTCATCCAAATTGCAGCTGAAAGCAGCCTTAAGATCAGTATTTTCATCCCGTTAGTTTAACTGCATGTTTAACTTTTATGCCTAAACCTCCCACTATACATATCTTTGGAGCAAATTGCACTGCTATAGTACCTACTCCTTTAGCAGTTATTGTtcttaattaggcagttttttATGTCTAAGATccgtatttgtttttgtttttaattcccCTCAATTTTCCTTAATGGATTTCTTGATATTTTCCATATGAGAAATCAAGTGGCTTTCATCCACCAAGTGGAAGCTGTGGGTATGTGGTGGTtctcatccatttttttttttcatttttcattttaacctTTGTGATTCTAATACCAAAgttttcttgatattttttaaggaactttcttactttctttcttttctcatcatgCAAGATATGAAGGACTACATGTTTGGTAAGTCTTTTTTTggctatttttttgttgatcctTTCCTAcgatttttggtttttcttcaATTCATGGTTGAATTTTTTGTATCTTTGTCTTTGAATAAGTTTCTGGTGAAGTTTGTTTAGAAGAAAGTGTGACTAAGTGATTTTTTTCCCATATTAATATACATCTCTATGTCGTTTTCTTGCACAGTGagttctttaaataattttttttgtcatttatatatttcacttaatagTTCTTAACTGATTGAAATATGATTTCAAGTTCTTCTTTATGGAGGGCAAATTGTTGCTTGGAAGAATCATCGAAaggaaaaactttttttatgagcagtaaggtaaaaaaaaatagtggcaCTTATGAAAAATTTGTGCTTGAGATTGAATTCATGTATCTATATTTTATTGTCAACCTTGAATGATATTTGAAGATCAAatttcttttgaatttgtttcatttatttgCGATTGTTTACACATAGTTGATGTAATCTATTTCTTGGCTTCAAATTGCAAT
This region of Glycine max cultivar Williams 82 chromosome 7, Glycine_max_v4.0, whole genome shotgun sequence genomic DNA includes:
- the LOC121175192 gene encoding cell wall protein DAN4-like, with amino-acid sequence MEVYIYTLIPVPNRGRRGGFGDGFGADIENPIPDPEPEFGYRGKSDPDPDPGRYPKTTTTTTTTTTTTTTTTTTTTTTTTTTTTTTTTTTTTTTTTTTTTTTTTTTTYYHLLPPTTTYYHLLPPTTTTTTTTTTTTTTTTTTTTTTTTTTTTTTTTTTTTTTTTTTTTYYHLLPPTTTYYHLLPPTTTTTTTTTTTTTTTTTTTTTTTTTTTITTTTTTTTTTTTTYYHLLPPTTTTTTTTTTTTTTTTTTTTTTTTTTTYAILCQYSFKLMELGLGHQRTNIISPKGKVKKYNFFQEHSSPAY